GGGCAAGAACGACCGCCCCACAGGCACTTTCACCTTCGCCGAGTTGTTGGCGCATGAGCTTTCGGTTGAGCAGGCGGGCCGCGGCGCGTGAGCGCCGATCAAACGTGAGCGCGTGAGCGCCGATCAAACGTGAGCGCGTAAGCGCGTGAGCGTCCCACTCACCGCAGCTCGGCGAGCGGGCCGTTCGGGTCCAGTGGTTCGCAGCTGTCTTTTCCGACTGACGTCGAGCACTGCGCGGCGGGGATCACCGGCCGGTATCCCGGTGCGGTTCCGCCGTCGCGGGTGATCTGGGCGTAGGTCGCCACGGCATCGGTGGGGACGCGCTTCAACGCCGGATCATTCGCCGCATCGACCGTGTACAGGCCGAAACGTGGTCGGTAGCTTCCCCATTCGTAGTTGTCGACCAGTGACCAGTAGTTGTAGCCGATGATCGGAATCCCGTCGGCCTTGGCCCGCTGCAGCCAGAACACGGTGTCCTCGAGGTACTGCGACCGGGTGACCCGGTCGGACCGCGGCTTCCCGTTGTCGGTCACCATGCCGTTCTCGACAACGTAGATGGACAGGCCCGGGTACTGCTGGGCATAATGCCGCGCCACGTAGTAGATGTCCTCGGGCTGCAGTTTGACGTTCCACCGCTCCGCCATGCTCTGTGCCGAGGCGGGATTGTCCTGCGCCGTACCGGTGTAGTAGTCGAACCCGATGTAGTCGAGGCTGTCCCTCACCCGGTCGAAGAAGGATCCTCCGAGGCCCTCGACGCCCTGGCCGGCGAACTGCTCCAACACATCCGGCGAAATGTAGGCCTCGTTGGTGGTGACCTTGGCGTTGGGGTCGGCGTCGTGTGCCGCGCGGTAGACGGCCCGGTGTGCCTCGGCCACCCGATCGAGGAACACGCCGAACTGATCGGGTTGGATGGCACCGGTACGTACCTCCATCGCCCCGAAGGCCAGTGGTTCGTTGATGCTGACCCACAGCACGCCTTGTCCTGCATAGCGTTTGGTGATCGCAGTGGCGAACTCGTCGAACGCATCGAGGTTGTTCATGAATCCGCCCCGGTCGGCGATCCAGCCGGGATACACCCAGTGCATCAGAGTGATCATCGGAGTCATACCGTTCTTCTGCAGCGTGGCGACCACGTCGTCGTAGTAGGCCAGCTCCTTCTCGTCCCACTTGCCGGGCTCGGGCATCACCCGCGCCCATTCGATACCGAAGCGGAATGTATTGACGCCCATGGCATCTGCGTTGGCGATGTCTTCCCGGTACCGGTGCCGGAAGTCGTCGGCCTGCTTGTATGGCTCGATCGGACCGGCGTCCAGAAGATCCGTCCCGGGCAGTGCCGGCTTGCCGGCCGTCCGGTCGACGAATCTGCGCCAGTTGCTGTCGGGCGCATCGCCTTCCACCTGGTAGCCCGCGGTGGCGGTGCCCCAGTAGAAGTCTCGGCCCCAGCCGGCTTGCGCCTGGTCGGATTCCGGCCCCGCGTCGCACGCTGCCAGGCCCAAGGCGACCGCGAGCGTAGTGGCCAACAACGCCTTGTTCCACTCCGTGTTCACACCAAAACCGTACACTGCACTGTTTTGGTCAGGCAAGCAGTCTCTCCCACACTCTCCGGACGTGGGCACCCATGTCGATCGACGGATCGGACATCCACTGGATCTGGATACCATCGGCCGCTGAAATCAGTCCGGCCGCAGCGAATTCCGCATCAACATGCGACGGTACGGTGCCGGCTGCCTGCCGCTGTTTCACGTGATCAGCTATGACGCCGCGCATCCACTCGTACCTCCCACGCAAATACTGCGCGGCTGGATGCGAGGGGTCGACCGCGGCAGCCGCGGCCAGCGACAGGTAGACGGTCCCCGACCCGGGCTTGCTCGCCTTGTCCACCATGGCCTGAGCCAGCGCCTCACCGGGGTCGATATCGCCATCCGAACTGCGGTAGCGTGCTTCGAATTTCGCGTCACCGTCGCGCTGCAGTTCAGTGAGCAGCAGGTCGCGGGTCGGGAAATAGTGCATCAAGCCCGCCAGACTGATACCGGCTTCCTTGGCGATCACCCGCATCGACGCGCCCGCCTCCCCGTCGCGCTCCAGGACCGCGAGCGCGGCGTCCTTGATCTCGGCACGTTTGGCCTCACCCTTGGCGTAGCGGCCCACATCTGGCATGGCCACAGGCTAGTACCCGCGGTGAGATGGCGGCGCACACCTGTTGCTCACCTCGGCGTGCCGACGCCGCCCACACCATGCGCAAACGTGACTAGTCCGCCGTGGGTTTTTCGCGCGTCACATGACGAAACGACTGGTGGATGGGGACATCTGACGGAATCAGGCTGAATTTGCCCCGAAGCCGCGATTCCGACCGCAGCTTCTACTGCTCGCCAATGCTTCTGGCACCCACCCCGGCAGCGGACATCCCGGCGCCGATGGGCGCCTCAATCCGCGCAGTCTCCAAGAGCCGCTCGAGCGCGGCTTCCACTTCAGCCTTCCACCC
The genomic region above belongs to Mycolicibacterium sp. HK-90 and contains:
- a CDS encoding family 1 glycosylhydrolase, translated to MYGFGVNTEWNKALLATTLAVALGLAACDAGPESDQAQAGWGRDFYWGTATAGYQVEGDAPDSNWRRFVDRTAGKPALPGTDLLDAGPIEPYKQADDFRHRYREDIANADAMGVNTFRFGIEWARVMPEPGKWDEKELAYYDDVVATLQKNGMTPMITLMHWVYPGWIADRGGFMNNLDAFDEFATAITKRYAGQGVLWVSINEPLAFGAMEVRTGAIQPDQFGVFLDRVAEAHRAVYRAAHDADPNAKVTTNEAYISPDVLEQFAGQGVEGLGGSFFDRVRDSLDYIGFDYYTGTAQDNPASAQSMAERWNVKLQPEDIYYVARHYAQQYPGLSIYVVENGMVTDNGKPRSDRVTRSQYLEDTVFWLQRAKADGIPIIGYNYWSLVDNYEWGSYRPRFGLYTVDAANDPALKRVPTDAVATYAQITRDGGTAPGYRPVIPAAQCSTSVGKDSCEPLDPNGPLAELR
- a CDS encoding TetR/AcrR family transcriptional regulator; translation: MPDVGRYAKGEAKRAEIKDAALAVLERDGEAGASMRVIAKEAGISLAGLMHYFPTRDLLLTELQRDGDAKFEARYRSSDGDIDPGEALAQAMVDKASKPGSGTVYLSLAAAAAVDPSHPAAQYLRGRYEWMRGVIADHVKQRQAAGTVPSHVDAEFAAAGLISAADGIQIQWMSDPSIDMGAHVRRVWERLLA